A single Defluviitalea saccharophila DNA region contains:
- a CDS encoding GntR family transcriptional regulator: MSFDLQKEVSDKSSLRGLVFHRIREDILEGKYEAGEPLTEVAISQHLGVSRTPVREALKQLELEGLVTSIPNKGTVVSGVSKQDIIDIYEIRSLIEGLAARWAASKITDEQLKELEEIIELTEFYTGKNNMEHLHELDSRFHEVIYEASNSKPLKHILSDFHHYAQKVRMQSIATPGRAQKSTEEHKAILEAIKNRNPEEAERLTNLHVKNVKENMMKYLQKG; this comes from the coding sequence GTGAGTTTTGATCTTCAGAAAGAAGTGAGTGATAAATCCTCACTGCGAGGTCTGGTCTTTCACAGAATAAGAGAAGACATATTAGAAGGCAAATATGAAGCCGGAGAACCACTAACAGAAGTGGCAATTTCACAGCATTTAGGAGTTAGTCGTACTCCTGTCAGGGAAGCCCTCAAACAATTAGAGTTGGAAGGACTTGTCACTTCTATTCCTAATAAAGGAACAGTGGTTTCTGGGGTCAGTAAGCAGGATATTATAGATATTTATGAAATACGTTCTTTAATTGAAGGCTTAGCGGCCAGATGGGCAGCTTCAAAAATAACGGATGAACAGTTAAAGGAGTTAGAAGAAATCATAGAATTGACAGAGTTTTATACGGGAAAAAACAATATGGAGCATTTACATGAGCTGGATTCGCGATTTCATGAAGTCATCTATGAAGCTTCTAACAGTAAGCCCTTAAAACATATACTATCCGATTTTCATCATTATGCCCAAAAAGTAAGGATGCAATCTATTGCAACTCCTGGCCGTGCACAAAAGTCAACAGAGGAGCATAAAGCCATCTTAGAGGCAATCAAAAACAGAAATCCTGAAGAAGCAGAAAGACTTACCAATCTTCATGTTAAAAATGTAAAGGAAAATATGATGAAATATCTACAAAAAGGCTGA
- a CDS encoding isocitrate/isopropylmalate family dehydrogenase, whose product MDNMIQEAKEKFGKLVEEQLKRVEMMKSQGDFINYSELDEIIIGIVGGDGIGPAITAQAQRILEFLLKDEVEKGKVRFKVIDGLTIENRAKVNKAIPDDVLEELKECHVILKGPTTTPRAGDPWPNIESANVAMRKELDLFANVRPVRVPEQGIDWTFFRENTEGAYVLGSKGFHINEDIAFDFKVMTTQGIERIAKAAFDYARANGKKKVTIVTKANVVKTTDGKFLNICKEVAKDYPEIEVDDWYIDIMTAKLVDEKRRTQFQVIVLPNLYGDILTDEAAEFQGGVGTAGSANIGKRYAMFEAIHGSAPRMVEEGRAKYADPSSIIRAASMLLSHIGYIEESKKLDKAMDICTRTEKKLVITGRDTGATNQEFADYVMETIQSL is encoded by the coding sequence ATGGATAACATGATTCAAGAAGCAAAAGAGAAGTTTGGGAAACTCGTTGAAGAACAACTTAAACGAGTTGAGATGATGAAAAGTCAGGGAGACTTTATCAACTACAGCGAACTGGATGAAATTATTATAGGTATCGTTGGAGGAGACGGCATTGGTCCTGCTATTACAGCTCAGGCTCAAAGAATCTTAGAGTTTCTTCTTAAAGATGAAGTAGAAAAAGGAAAAGTTCGTTTTAAAGTAATAGACGGTTTAACCATTGAAAATAGAGCAAAAGTGAATAAGGCAATTCCTGATGATGTTTTAGAAGAATTAAAAGAATGTCATGTAATCTTAAAAGGGCCTACAACGACACCAAGAGCCGGAGATCCATGGCCCAATATTGAAAGTGCCAATGTGGCAATGCGAAAAGAATTAGACCTTTTTGCCAATGTACGTCCTGTAAGAGTACCGGAACAGGGTATTGACTGGACTTTCTTCAGAGAAAATACAGAAGGTGCTTATGTTCTTGGCTCTAAAGGTTTCCACATCAATGAAGATATTGCCTTTGACTTTAAAGTAATGACAACCCAAGGGATCGAAAGAATTGCAAAAGCGGCTTTTGATTATGCAAGAGCTAATGGAAAGAAAAAAGTAACCATTGTAACGAAGGCTAACGTTGTAAAAACAACGGACGGAAAGTTCCTTAATATCTGTAAAGAAGTTGCTAAAGATTATCCTGAAATCGAAGTGGATGATTGGTATATCGATATTATGACAGCAAAGCTAGTGGATGAGAAAAGAAGAACGCAGTTCCAGGTTATTGTACTTCCAAATCTTTACGGAGATATTTTGACTGACGAAGCTGCAGAATTCCAAGGAGGAGTTGGAACAGCAGGAAGTGCGAATATCGGAAAAAGATATGCTATGTTTGAAGCAATCCACGGCTCAGCACCCAGAATGGTGGAAGAAGGAAGAGCAAAATACGCAGATCCAAGCAGCATCATCCGTGCAGCTTCCATGCTTCTTTCCCATATCGGATACATAGAAGAATCTAAGAAACTGGATAAAGCTATGGACATTTGTACCCGTACAGAGAAAAAATTAGTAATCACAGGAAGAGATACAGGGGCTACCAATCAGGAATTTGCAGATTATGTAATGGAAACCATTCAATCTTTATAA
- a CDS encoding aconitate hydratase has protein sequence MGLNLTQKILKAHLVEGQMIPGEEIGIRIDQTLTQDSTGTIAYLQFQAMGIDKVKTERSVAYIDHNMLQQGFENADDHKYIQTVAHKHGIYFSRPGNGICHQVHLERFGVPGETLLGSDSHTPTGGGIGMIAIGAGGLDVAVAMGGGTYYITMPKVINVKLTGSLKPFVTAKDIILEVLRKLTVKGGVGKVLEYTGDGIKNLTVPERATITNMGAELGATTSIFPSDEVTKAFLKAQKREDVWVELKPDEDAEYDEVIEINLSDIEPLTAAPHSPDNVKDVKELEGIKVDQVAIGSCTNSSYMDLMKVAKILKGKSVHPDVSLVIAPGSKQVLTMLAANGALADLIAAGARILESGCGPCIGMGQAPATNAVSLRTFNRNFKGRCGTVSAGVYLVSPETAAVSAITGKLTDPRSFEGNIDVEMPEEFTIDDNMIIPPAEDPSTVEVIQGPNIKPFPINTELREEVTGKVLIKVEDNITTDHIMPSNAKLLPFRSNIPYLAEYCLTPCNPEFPARAKENNGGFIVGGENYGQGSSREHAALAPLYLGVKAVLVKSFARIHKANLINSGILTLTFKKPEDYDKIQEFDELVIENAIEQVKGDTVIVKNKTQNTEYEMSLEVSERERQMLLLGGKINLIKHQNAGEGK, from the coding sequence ATGGGATTAAATTTAACTCAAAAAATACTTAAAGCACATTTAGTAGAGGGTCAAATGATACCGGGAGAAGAAATCGGTATTCGCATTGACCAAACTCTTACACAGGATTCTACAGGTACTATAGCATATCTTCAATTCCAAGCTATGGGAATTGATAAGGTTAAAACCGAGCGTTCTGTAGCTTATATAGATCATAATATGCTTCAGCAAGGATTTGAAAATGCTGATGATCATAAATATATCCAAACCGTAGCACATAAACATGGCATTTATTTTTCAAGACCTGGTAATGGTATCTGTCACCAAGTACACTTAGAGCGATTTGGAGTACCGGGAGAAACCCTTCTTGGTTCAGACAGTCATACTCCAACTGGCGGTGGAATCGGTATGATTGCTATTGGAGCAGGAGGACTGGATGTTGCCGTTGCTATGGGTGGAGGAACATATTATATTACAATGCCTAAAGTCATTAATGTAAAATTGACAGGTTCCCTTAAGCCTTTTGTAACTGCCAAAGATATTATTTTAGAAGTATTAAGAAAACTGACGGTAAAAGGCGGTGTAGGAAAAGTATTAGAATACACAGGGGATGGAATCAAAAATCTTACAGTACCAGAAAGAGCAACCATTACGAACATGGGAGCGGAACTGGGTGCAACTACTTCCATATTCCCCAGCGATGAAGTAACAAAAGCTTTCTTAAAAGCACAAAAAAGAGAAGATGTATGGGTAGAATTAAAGCCCGATGAAGATGCAGAATATGATGAAGTGATTGAAATTAATCTATCAGATATTGAACCTTTAACCGCTGCGCCTCACAGTCCTGACAATGTTAAGGATGTTAAAGAACTTGAAGGTATTAAAGTAGATCAAGTAGCAATTGGAAGCTGTACCAACAGTTCTTATATGGATTTAATGAAAGTTGCTAAAATATTAAAAGGAAAAAGTGTTCATCCAGATGTAAGCTTAGTTATTGCACCGGGTTCAAAACAAGTATTAACCATGCTTGCTGCTAACGGGGCATTGGCAGATTTAATTGCTGCAGGGGCAAGAATCTTAGAATCAGGCTGCGGTCCTTGTATTGGTATGGGGCAGGCGCCAGCTACCAACGCTGTATCCCTTCGTACCTTTAATAGAAACTTTAAAGGTCGCTGCGGTACTGTATCTGCAGGGGTATACCTTGTAAGCCCTGAAACAGCAGCTGTGAGTGCCATTACAGGAAAGCTTACAGATCCAAGAAGTTTTGAAGGAAATATTGATGTAGAAATGCCAGAGGAGTTTACCATAGACGATAATATGATTATCCCTCCGGCAGAAGATCCATCTACAGTAGAAGTGATTCAAGGACCAAATATTAAACCATTCCCAATCAATACCGAGTTAAGAGAAGAAGTAACAGGAAAAGTATTAATAAAAGTTGAAGACAATATTACAACAGACCATATTATGCCTTCTAACGCGAAGCTTTTGCCCTTTAGATCCAATATTCCTTATTTGGCAGAATACTGCTTAACACCATGTAATCCGGAATTCCCTGCAAGAGCCAAAGAAAACAATGGCGGGTTTATTGTAGGAGGAGAAAACTACGGTCAGGGTTCTTCAAGAGAGCATGCAGCCTTAGCACCATTATATCTAGGGGTTAAAGCAGTGCTTGTAAAGAGCTTTGCTCGTATTCATAAGGCAAACTTAATTAACTCAGGGATTTTAACTTTAACCTTTAAGAAACCGGAAGATTATGATAAAATACAAGAGTTTGATGAGCTTGTAATAGAAAATGCCATAGAACAAGTTAAAGGCGATACGGTTATTGTTAAAAACAAAACTCAAAATACCGAGTATGAAATGTCCTTGGAGGTTTCAGAAAGAGAAAGACAAATGCTTCTTTTGGGAGGAAAAATTAACCTTATTAAGCATCAAAACGCTGGTGAAGGTAAGTAA
- a CDS encoding 2-isopropylmalate synthase: MLEFNKKTHLLERTEFVFPLQDVSEPNLYRNLFNYEEIPKIAFNHRHVPINMPKEIWITDTTFRDGQQSRQPYTTEQIVHLYDLLHKLSGPKGIIRQSEFFLYSKKDRDAVYKCLERGYEFPEVTSWIRASKKDFEMVKEIGLKETGILVSCSDYHIFYKMHMTRKQAIDHYLAIVKECMETGVRPRCHLEDITRADFYGFVVPFVYELMKLSKETGIPVKIRACDTMGYGISFPGATLPRSVPGIIYGLLHYARVPSELIEWHGHNDFYRAVNNASTAWLYGASGVNCSLLGIGERTGNCPLEAMVIEYAQLRGTTDGMDTTVITEIAEYFEKEIGYKIPPMTPFVGKNFNVTRAGIHADGLLKNEEIYNIFDTEKLLNRPCRVAISNTSGLAGVAHWINAYFGLRGDKALNKKDEIAVKVKEWVDSQYDEGRVTVITDEELEEVTLKVVKELNRTLG, translated from the coding sequence ATGTTAGAGTTTAATAAAAAGACGCATTTATTAGAAAGAACTGAGTTTGTTTTTCCGCTTCAGGATGTTTCAGAACCCAATTTATATAGAAATTTGTTTAATTACGAAGAAATTCCTAAGATAGCATTCAATCATCGTCATGTGCCAATCAATATGCCTAAAGAAATTTGGATTACAGATACGACATTCCGTGACGGACAGCAATCAAGACAGCCTTATACCACAGAACAAATCGTTCATCTTTATGATTTGCTTCACAAATTATCCGGGCCCAAAGGTATTATCAGACAAAGTGAATTTTTCTTATACAGTAAAAAAGATCGTGATGCGGTATATAAATGTTTAGAAAGAGGATATGAATTCCCCGAAGTAACCAGCTGGATTCGAGCTTCCAAAAAAGATTTTGAAATGGTAAAAGAAATAGGTTTAAAAGAAACGGGAATTCTGGTGAGCTGTTCCGATTATCATATTTTCTATAAAATGCATATGACAAGAAAGCAAGCAATTGATCATTATTTGGCCATTGTCAAAGAGTGTATGGAGACTGGTGTAAGACCAAGATGCCACTTAGAAGACATTACCAGAGCAGATTTTTATGGATTTGTTGTTCCCTTTGTGTATGAACTGATGAAACTCAGTAAAGAAACGGGTATTCCAGTTAAAATCCGTGCCTGTGATACCATGGGATATGGAATTAGCTTCCCTGGTGCAACCCTTCCAAGAAGTGTTCCAGGCATTATTTACGGACTATTACATTATGCCCGAGTTCCTTCTGAATTGATCGAATGGCATGGACATAATGACTTTTATCGTGCTGTGAATAATGCATCAACTGCATGGCTCTATGGAGCATCAGGGGTTAACTGTTCACTCCTGGGAATCGGTGAAAGAACTGGAAATTGTCCACTTGAAGCAATGGTGATTGAATATGCACAGCTTCGAGGTACTACCGATGGAATGGATACAACAGTTATTACTGAGATAGCGGAATACTTTGAAAAAGAAATAGGGTATAAAATACCACCTATGACCCCATTTGTTGGAAAGAATTTCAATGTAACCAGAGCAGGAATTCATGCAGACGGACTCTTGAAAAATGAAGAAATTTATAATATCTTTGATACAGAGAAACTATTAAATCGTCCTTGCCGGGTAGCGATATCCAATACCTCCGGTCTTGCTGGGGTAGCCCATTGGATTAATGCTTACTTTGGTTTAAGAGGAGACAAAGCATTAAATAAAAAAGACGAAATTGCAGTAAAGGTTAAAGAATGGGTAGATAGCCAATACGACGAAGGAAGAGTAACGGTTATTACTGATGAGGAGCTAGAGGAAGTTACCTTAAAGGTAGTGAAAGAATTAAATAGAACATTAGGATAG
- the prpE gene encoding bis(5'-nucleosyl)-tetraphosphatase PrpE produces MRAKLHIKEKGPFDIIGDIHGCYEELIQLITKLGYREENGLYIHPKGRKIVSIGDLNDRGPNNLKTIHLIMNMVEKGLGLYVYGNHCNKFYRYLLGRKVQISHGLENTVEEYENLSKGEQEAFRNRYINFYEKQSYYWILDEGRLVVAHAGIKESLIGREDRRVEKFCLYGDITGEKDEEGHPVRRDWAKEYRGKAMIVYGHTPVCEPMWINNTLDIDLGCVFGGKLGALRYPEKEIVTVDSKQPKDEERLQRMARKSEELLRSNRIEE; encoded by the coding sequence ATGAGAGCAAAACTTCATATCAAAGAAAAAGGTCCCTTTGATATTATTGGAGACATTCATGGATGCTATGAGGAACTTATTCAGCTAATCACCAAACTAGGTTATCGTGAAGAAAACGGCTTATACATTCACCCAAAAGGAAGAAAAATCGTATCTATAGGAGATTTAAATGATAGAGGACCGAATAATTTAAAAACCATCCATTTGATTATGAATATGGTTGAAAAAGGTCTCGGATTATATGTTTATGGAAATCATTGCAATAAATTTTATAGATATTTATTAGGAAGAAAAGTTCAAATTTCTCACGGCCTTGAAAATACGGTAGAAGAATATGAAAATCTTTCAAAAGGAGAGCAAGAAGCTTTTAGGAACAGGTATATCAACTTTTATGAAAAACAATCCTATTATTGGATCTTAGACGAAGGAAGGCTAGTAGTCGCCCATGCAGGAATTAAAGAATCTCTTATTGGAAGGGAAGATAGAAGGGTAGAAAAGTTTTGCCTCTATGGAGATATAACAGGAGAAAAGGACGAAGAAGGTCATCCTGTAAGAAGAGACTGGGCAAAGGAATATAGAGGGAAAGCTATGATTGTTTATGGTCATACACCGGTATGCGAACCAATGTGGATCAACAATACTTTAGATATTGATTTAGGCTGTGTATTTGGAGGAAAGTTAGGAGCCCTTCGTTATCCCGAGAAAGAGATTGTAACCGTGGATTCAAAGCAGCCCAAAGATGAAGAAAGATTACAAAGGATGGCAAGAAAATCTGAAGAGTTATTAAGGTCTAATAGAATTGAAGAATAA
- a CDS encoding S8 family peptidase, which translates to MDIARQVIHADWVHQRGYSGRGIGVAVLDSGIYPHEDFMYPRSRIIAFKDFVNGYEKPYDDNGHGTHVAGIIGGDGTKSNGQYKGIAPSCNLIGIKILDEKGSGSTSNVLAGIQWMIDNKDRYNIRVANLSIGSPDREGENDPLVKAVNAAWDAGIVTLVAAGNDGPRMQSITSPGVSRKIITVGASDDQKTVNIHGDTISDYSGRGPTRACIKKPDVVAPGSDIMSCASDTKYIPKDEKDPTTPLTTYYVKKSGTSMATPMVSGALALFLERHPYVTPNDIKLRLKSCTNDLKFPQEQQGWGLIDVQKLIGEEGIYRRRY; encoded by the coding sequence ATGGATATCGCAAGACAGGTTATTCATGCAGATTGGGTTCATCAGAGAGGGTATTCAGGTAGAGGCATAGGGGTTGCAGTATTGGATTCAGGTATTTATCCCCATGAGGACTTTATGTACCCAAGAAGCAGAATCATTGCTTTTAAGGATTTTGTAAACGGATATGAAAAACCCTATGATGATAATGGCCATGGCACCCATGTGGCAGGCATTATCGGAGGAGATGGTACAAAATCGAATGGGCAATATAAAGGTATTGCTCCATCCTGCAATCTAATAGGCATTAAAATATTAGATGAAAAAGGCAGCGGCAGTACATCTAATGTACTGGCAGGGATTCAATGGATGATTGACAATAAGGACAGATACAACATAAGAGTGGCGAATTTGTCCATAGGAAGTCCTGACAGAGAAGGAGAAAATGATCCTTTGGTGAAGGCAGTTAATGCAGCATGGGATGCAGGGATTGTTACTCTTGTAGCAGCAGGGAACGACGGACCGAGAATGCAAAGTATTACATCTCCCGGAGTCAGCAGAAAAATTATTACAGTCGGGGCATCGGATGATCAAAAGACTGTAAATATTCATGGAGATACCATATCGGACTATTCCGGCAGAGGACCTACCAGAGCCTGCATTAAAAAGCCCGATGTGGTAGCACCAGGATCCGATATTATGTCCTGTGCTTCAGATACAAAATATATTCCTAAGGATGAAAAAGACCCCACAACCCCATTAACGACTTATTATGTAAAGAAAAGTGGAACATCTATGGCAACACCCATGGTATCAGGAGCATTGGCGCTTTTTCTGGAGAGACATCCCTATGTAACCCCTAATGACATTAAGCTTCGTCTTAAGAGCTGTACGAATGATCTTAAGTTTCCTCAGGAACAGCAAGGATGGGGGCTAATTGACGTTCAAAAACTCATTGGAGAAGAGGGGATATACAGAAGAAGGTATTAA
- a CDS encoding CBS domain-containing protein yields the protein MKVRDIMTQNILSVDEEESVLKASQIMRDANVGAVPVRSGDEIVGIITDRDIVLRNVADGQDVNNTPCKDVMTASVVTCTPDMDVDEVARLMADNQIRRIPVVENGKIVGMVSLGDLATQRQLQDEAEDALKNISTPSMPDYQ from the coding sequence ATGAAAGTTAGAGATATAATGACACAAAATATACTTTCAGTAGATGAGGAAGAATCCGTTTTAAAAGCTTCTCAGATTATGAGAGATGCGAATGTAGGCGCTGTTCCTGTACGAAGCGGAGATGAAATCGTTGGAATTATTACAGATAGAGATATCGTACTTCGTAATGTTGCAGATGGACAGGATGTAAATAATACCCCATGTAAAGATGTGATGACTGCAAGTGTGGTGACTTGTACTCCGGACATGGATGTAGATGAAGTAGCCAGATTGATGGCAGATAATCAAATTAGAAGAATTCCGGTAGTAGAGAATGGCAAAATCGTTGGAATGGTTTCTTTAGGCGACTTAGCTACCCAAAGACAGCTTCAAGATGAAGCAGAAGATGCTCTAAAGAATATTTCAACACCAAGTATGCCGGATTATCAATAA
- a CDS encoding DUF3368 domain-containing protein — translation MRKVVVNSTPLISLYKIDNLNLLKLLYDQVYIPYGVYEELSVESKDNFLDNADFVILKKIQNEEAKKFFKTSLHKGEVEVMILAEEINADLCIIDDLLARKYAKYLGLKITGTMGILIKAKEKGYINQIKPLLDQLIYNNIYIDNNLYVKVLDIANETE, via the coding sequence ATGCGTAAGGTCGTAGTAAACTCTACTCCATTGATATCACTTTATAAAATAGATAATCTTAATCTATTAAAATTGCTTTATGATCAAGTTTATATTCCTTATGGAGTCTATGAAGAACTATCGGTAGAAAGTAAAGATAACTTTTTGGACAATGCAGATTTTGTTATATTAAAGAAAATACAAAATGAAGAAGCTAAAAAATTCTTTAAAACAAGTCTCCATAAAGGAGAAGTAGAAGTAATGATTTTAGCAGAAGAAATAAACGCAGATTTATGTATAATAGATGATTTGCTAGCACGAAAGTATGCGAAGTATTTAGGACTTAAGATAACAGGAACGATGGGGATTTTGATAAAAGCTAAAGAAAAAGGGTATATTAATCAGATTAAGCCACTTTTAGATCAGTTGATATACAATAATATATATATTGATAATAATTTATATGTGAAGGTTTTAGATATAGCAAATGAAACTGAATAA
- a CDS encoding UPF0175 family protein, with the protein MYINTSVKLPQEIVLTLRQSSEDIVKEMKKALAVKYYKEKKLSLGQSAELAEMNKENFIEYLSEQGVTIFRFEKENELLEDIQNA; encoded by the coding sequence ATGTATATCAATACAAGTGTAAAACTTCCACAAGAAATAGTTTTGACATTAAGACAAAGTAGTGAAGATATTGTTAAAGAAATGAAAAAAGCTTTAGCAGTAAAATATTATAAAGAGAAAAAATTATCACTGGGTCAAAGTGCAGAACTAGCAGAAATGAATAAAGAAAATTTTATAGAGTATCTTTCAGAGCAAGGAGTAACTATATTCAGATTTGAAAAAGAAAATGAACTTTTAGAGGATATTCAAAATGCGTAA
- the leuS gene encoding leucine--tRNA ligase → MRYDHKTIEKKWRERWEKNPINQDGPDKKKYYCLDMFPYPSGNGLHVGHWRGYVLSDVWSRYKVLQNYYVLHPMGWDAFGLPAENDAIKKGIHPRVGTEKNIANFKRQLHEISAIYDWDREVNTTDPNYFKWTQWIFAKMFENGLAYEKEMPINWCPSCKTGLANEEVVGGNCERCGSVVTKKNLRQWMLKITAYAERLLNDLQELDWPEKVKKMQTDWIGKSYGAEIDFKVEGLDQQIKVFTTRPDTLYGATFMVLAPEHEIVSVITTEEQKQAVEEYVFQASTKSSVDRMADKDKTGVFTGRYAINPLNGAKIPIWISDYVLSDYGTGAIMCVPAHDERDFAFAKKFNLPIIQVIKKEGEEAGELQEAYTEEGVMMNSGIFDGISSKEAKEVIANYLQEHGIGKKTVNYKLRDWVFSRQRYWGEPIPIVHCEKCGAVAVPEDQLPVTLPEVESYEPTGTGESPLAAIEEWVNTTCPKCGGPAKRETNTMPQWAGSSWYFLRYADPHNDKELVSKEMMKKWLPVDMYVGGIEHAVLHLLYARFYTKFLYDIGVVDFEEPFTRLFNQGMITKNGAKMSKSKGNVVSPDELVERYGADSLRMYELFVGPPELDSEWDDRGIDGVYRFINKVWKLITENKDSYVESTREMERTRHKLVYEITTRMEDFHLNTVVSGFMEYTNKLSTIAKASNGLDQETIDTLIVLLAPFIPHVAEELWEMTGHTTSVFKEAWPTYDEQKMKEDSIEIAVQVNGKLRSTIEVDINESKESVLEKARALVEGKLDGKNIVKEIYVPGKIVNLVVK, encoded by the coding sequence ATACGCTACGATCATAAGACTATTGAAAAAAAATGGCGTGAAAGATGGGAAAAGAACCCCATCAATCAAGACGGACCTGATAAGAAAAAATATTATTGCTTAGACATGTTCCCTTATCCTTCAGGAAACGGACTTCATGTAGGACACTGGAGAGGTTATGTGCTTAGTGATGTATGGAGTCGCTATAAAGTATTACAAAATTACTATGTACTTCATCCCATGGGTTGGGATGCTTTTGGACTGCCTGCAGAAAACGATGCCATTAAAAAAGGCATTCATCCAAGGGTAGGAACTGAAAAAAATATTGCAAATTTTAAAAGACAACTTCATGAAATCAGTGCCATTTATGATTGGGACAGGGAAGTGAATACAACAGATCCTAATTACTTTAAATGGACCCAATGGATTTTTGCAAAAATGTTTGAAAATGGCTTAGCCTATGAAAAAGAAATGCCTATTAACTGGTGCCCCAGTTGTAAAACAGGGCTTGCTAACGAAGAAGTAGTAGGCGGTAACTGTGAACGCTGTGGTTCTGTTGTTACGAAGAAAAACCTTCGTCAGTGGATGTTAAAGATTACAGCTTATGCAGAAAGACTCCTTAATGATTTGCAGGAGTTAGACTGGCCTGAAAAAGTAAAGAAAATGCAAACCGACTGGATTGGAAAAAGCTACGGTGCAGAAATTGATTTTAAGGTAGAAGGTTTAGATCAACAGATTAAAGTCTTTACTACAAGACCGGATACATTATATGGAGCAACTTTTATGGTTTTAGCTCCGGAACACGAAATCGTATCTGTAATAACTACTGAAGAACAAAAACAAGCAGTGGAAGAATACGTATTCCAGGCTTCAACCAAGTCTTCCGTAGATCGTATGGCAGATAAAGATAAAACAGGAGTATTTACCGGAAGATATGCGATTAATCCTCTTAATGGGGCAAAGATTCCTATTTGGATTTCTGACTATGTTCTATCCGATTACGGTACAGGAGCGATTATGTGTGTACCAGCCCATGATGAAAGAGACTTTGCCTTTGCTAAGAAGTTTAACCTTCCTATTATTCAAGTGATCAAAAAAGAAGGAGAAGAAGCTGGAGAACTTCAAGAAGCTTATACAGAAGAAGGCGTTATGATGAACTCCGGAATCTTTGATGGCATTTCTTCTAAAGAAGCTAAGGAAGTTATTGCAAATTACCTTCAAGAACACGGTATAGGAAAGAAAACTGTAAATTATAAATTAAGGGACTGGGTATTCTCAAGACAAAGATATTGGGGAGAACCTATTCCAATTGTTCATTGTGAAAAATGTGGAGCGGTTGCTGTACCGGAGGATCAACTTCCTGTTACCCTTCCGGAGGTAGAGTCCTATGAACCTACAGGAACAGGAGAATCTCCACTGGCAGCTATTGAAGAATGGGTGAACACCACTTGTCCAAAATGCGGTGGTCCTGCTAAGAGAGAAACCAATACAATGCCTCAATGGGCAGGTTCTTCATGGTATTTCTTAAGATATGCAGATCCTCATAATGATAAAGAACTCGTAAGCAAGGAAATGATGAAAAAATGGCTGCCTGTAGATATGTATGTAGGTGGAATTGAGCACGCAGTACTTCATCTTCTTTATGCAAGATTCTATACCAAATTCTTATACGATATCGGCGTAGTAGATTTTGAAGAGCCATTTACACGTCTGTTTAACCAAGGAATGATTACAAAAAATGGGGCTAAAATGAGTAAATCCAAAGGAAATGTCGTATCCCCGGATGAACTGGTAGAAAGATACGGTGCCGATTCTCTTCGTATGTATGAATTGTTCGTAGGTCCTCCGGAATTAGATTCTGAATGGGATGACAGAGGAATTGACGGCGTATATCGTTTTATTAATAAAGTTTGGAAGCTTATTACGGAAAATAAAGATTCTTATGTAGAGTCTACCAGAGAAATGGAAAGAACAAGACATAAATTAGTTTATGAAATTACAACCAGAATGGAAGATTTCCATCTTAATACTGTAGTAAGCGGATTCATGGAATATACCAACAAATTATCAACCATTGCTAAAGCTTCAAACGGATTGGATCAAGAAACAATAGATACATTGATTGTATTATTGGCTCCATTTATTCCTCATGTTGCGGAAGAATTATGGGAAATGACCGGTCACACTACTTCTGTATTTAAAGAAGCATGGCCAACCTATGATGAGCAAAAGATGAAAGAAGATTCCATTGAAATAGCCGTTCAAGTGAATGGAAAATTAAGAAGCACTATCGAAGTAGATATCAATGAATCTAAAGAATCCGTATTAGAAAAAGCAAGAGCCTTGGTAGAAGGCAAATTAGACGGCAAAAACATTGTAAAAGAAATCTATGTGCCAGGAAAAATTGTAAACTTAGTTGTAAAATAA